Genomic DNA from Motilibacter aurantiacus:
GCCCGCGCTGCTCATGGCAGCGCGGGCCCCGTGCTGTGGCGTAGTGCGTCAGTAGCGCAGCTGCTCGAGGTAGGCCATGCTGTTGCAGGCCGAGGTGATGCCGTCCGGCCGCGGGTTGTCGTGCTCCACGAAGCCGTACTCCAGCCCGGCGAGCTCGGCGTTGGCGAACACCGAGGCGAAGTCGATCGTCCCCGTGCCCACGTCGGCGAAGGTGCCGTTCGCCAGGTCCTTCAGGTGCATCAGCGGGAAGCGCCCCGGGTACTGCTGCAGCAGCCCGACCAGGTCCGTGCCCACACGGGCCGCCCAGTGCAGGTCGAGCTCCATCGCCACGTACTCGGGGTTGGTCTCCCGGATCAGGATGTCCAGGCCGCGCACGCCGTTCCCGAGGTCGACCAGCTCGTAGTCGTGGTTGTGGAACGCGACCGTGATCCCCTCGGCGGCGAGCTTCTCACCGACCTCGTTGAGGATCGCGGCGACCTCCGCGTACCGCTGCGCGTTCCAGCTCGCCGAGCCGGAGATGCGGACGTACGTGGCCCCCGCCGCCTTGGCCTCCGCGATCACGCCGGGGAGGTCGTTCTGCAGGTTGCCCAGGCTCACTCCCAGCGACGGCACCTGGAGGCCGGCCGCCTTCGCCAGCGGGGCGAGCTGCGCCGCGGTGTAGCCGTAGAAGCTGCGCACGCTGCCCGAGGGCTCGATGTTCTGGTACCCGCAGGAGCTCAGGGCCTGCAGCGTGGCTGTGGTGCTCGGTGCCGGCAGCTGCGCGCGGACCGTGTACCCCACCAGCCCGATCCTGCTCATGTCGAGCGCCCGGTCGCGCGTGACGGGCTGTGCCCGGCCGATCCGGGACGCCTCGGCCGCTGCGCGGATCGCGGTGCGCTGGGCCGCGGACAGCACCCCGTCGTCTACGAGCCCGGCGGTGACCCGGTCCACGGTCCCGAGGAACGCGCTGTGGGTCGTGAAGGGCGCGTCCCGCATGACGGCGTCCATCACCGTGCAGCCGTCGCCGAGGTCGTAGTTGGGCACCCCGGACGCAGCGTCCCCGGTGCCGAAGTGCACCGTGTGGGACGGGCCGTAGCCGTACTGGCAGGAGTCCTCGGTGTCGTCCACGGTCTGCAGCTCGGCGATGGCCGCCTCGGCCGCGGAGACCAGCGCCTGCCGCGCCGCCAGGTCCGCGGCGTCGCCCTTCACCTGGTTCTCCACGCGGGCCACGAACTGCTCGAGGTACCCGATCGCCCGCAGCTCACTGCCGGCGGCGAGCTCCCGGATCGCCCGGTCCAGCGGGAAGCGGACGTTCGCCGCGGTCCGCTCGCTGATCGTGCCGTCGGTGGTGTAGCCCGACAGAGCGGTGGCGATGCCGTCGAGCGCCGTGCCCGCCGCCACTGCGGGGACGGAGAGCCGGATCGTCGTCCAGTCGCGTGCCCCCTCGCTGTCCGAGGCGATGAGCCGCGCCGTGTACTGCCCGGCGTGGGCGTAGGTGTGGCTGACGCGCGCGCCCTCCGCGGTGGTGCCGTCGCCGAAGTCCCAGGTGTAGGAGTCGATCTGACGGCCCTCGGGTGCGAAGGCGAAGCCGTTGAACGAGACCGTGCGGGCGTTGTTGCCGCTGCCCCGGGCGGCCGTTGCCGTCACCGTGGGAGCGGCGTCGTCGGCCACCCCGCGGCCGTGGAAGACCAGCCAGTCCAGGCTGAGGGCGTCGGCGCCGCCCGCCGGCTGCCCCGCAGCCTTGAACACCAGGTAGAGCGTCGTGGTGCCGGGCCGGTCGCCCACCGGGATCGTGGGCGACGTCGGCTGGCCCGCGGCGGTGGCAGCAGCGACCTTGACCTCGCCGACCTTCGGGCCCGTGGGGCTGTCGACCCGTACCTCGATGACGGAGTCGTACGCGCCGCGCCGGGCACCGAGGGTGAGGCTGTGGATCCCGCTCAGGTCCACCGGGTCGAAGGACACCCAGTCGCCGTCGTCGATGTCGCCGACGTAGCGGTCGCCCCGGGCGCTCGTGTCCGTCACGGTCTGGACCCCGCTGCCCTGGGTGTAGAACTCGGCCTCCTTGTCGCGGACCTGGAGCTGGATCCGGTCCTGCCCGCTCAGGGCCGGCACGCCCGGTGCGCCGAGGTCGGTGTAGCCGGCGCCGAGCACCGGGTAGACGTTCTGGCCCGGCCCGTGGTCCGCGGGGTCGAGGTACACCGAGCCGCTGCACCCCGTGTAGTTGTCCAACGGGTGCGCGTGCGTGTCGTGGCCCAGCTGAGTGTTGACCGCGACCTCGTCGCAGTCGATCGTCCCGGCGGTGGAGGACCCGTCCTCGGCGTCGGTGACGCGGACCGCGTACGGCACGGTGTCACCGAGCTCGGCGAAGCCACCGGCCAGCGGGGTGGTGAACGCCACCGTCGGTCGGGTGTTCCCGACGGTGACCGTGCGGACCGAGACGCCGGTGGAGCCGTCGGTGTCCGTCACGGTGAGGCGCGCCGTGTACTGCCCGTTCGCGGTGTAGGTGTAGGTGGGGTTCGGGGCGGTGGAGTCGACGACCTTGTCGTTGTTGAAGTCCCACGCGTACGTGATGTTCAGCCCGTCGGGGCTGTGGCTGCCCGCGCTGTGAAACTGCACCGCGAGCGGCGCCTGCCCGGAGTCGACGTTGCTCGTGAAGGAGGCCACCGGACGACGGCCCTCGGCCACGTAGTCGATCCGGTAGATGCCTGCATCGGTGTTCGTGCTGCCACGTCCCGCGCCGTTGCCTCGGCCGAAGTCGATGATGTAGAGCGACCCGTCCGGCCCGAACTCCGCCTCGAACGGCGAGACGAAGGTCTGGTTCGGGAGCCAGCGCTGCAGTGCCTGCAACTGGCTCGTCTGCTCGTCGAGCGTCGCCACCAGGTAGCGGTTGCGCGTGTACTCGGAGACGAACCACTTGCCGTCGAAGTACTGCGGGAACTTGGTCTTGACGTCGAGGTCGGGGTCGTAGCGGTAGACCGGCCCGGCCATCGGGCCGGCGCCACCCGAGCCGAGGTCGGGGTACTGCGCGTGGGCGCCGTACCCGTAGGCGAGCATCGGCGCCTGCGACGGCGGAAGCTCGCGCAGGCCGGTGTTGTTGGGCGACTCGTTCACCGGGGCGGCACAGTTGAAGGTCGCGCCGGACTGGCGTGTCGCCCAGTCGTAGTCGACGTACGGCTGGTTGTTGCCGTGACAGTACGGCCACCCGTGGTTCCCGGGGCCGGTCATCCGGACCAGCTCGACCATGCCCTCCGGTCCGCGCAGCGGGTTGGCCGAGCGGGCGTCGGGCCCGTAGTCACCGATCAGCACGGCGTCGGTCTCCGGGTCGACCGTGATGCGGAAGGGGTTCCGGAACCCCATGCCGTAGATCTCCGGCCTGGTCTTCTCGGTGCCCGCGGTGAAGAGGTTGCCGGCCGGGATGGAGTAGGTGCCGTCCGCCTCCGGGTGGATCCGCAGGATCTTGCCACGCAGGTCGTTGGTGTTGGCCGACGTCGCCTGCGCGTCCCAGGCCCTGCGGCCGGGCCGCTCGTCCAGCGGGGTGAACCCGGACTGGTCGAAGGGGTCGGCATTGTCGCCGGTGGCGGCGTACAGGTTGCCCGCGGAGTCCATGGCGAGGGACCCGCCCATGTGCGAGTTCGCCCGGCCCTCGCCGCGCCAGATGGTGAAGTCGAGCAGCCGCTTCTCCGACGCGCGGTCGATGACGTTGTTCGCCCCCATGGTGAACCGGGACAGGTTCATCTTCGGCACCTGCGGGTCGCTCCACATGAGGTAGAGCCAGCCGTTCTGCTGGAAGTCGTTGTCCAGCGTGAGGCCGAGCAGCCCGTCCGACTGGGTGAGCAGGCTCAGCGGGTAGTCGAGGTCGAGCGCCGTCGTCACCTGCAGGGTCTCCTGGTCGATGACCCTGACCTCGCCGGTGCGCTGGATGTAGATGACCCGGCCGTCGTCGGCGACGTCGAGCTCGAACGGGTCGGCCAGGCCCTGGGTGACGAGCGGCACCTTGTCGAAGTTCGACGGGTCCATCGGGTTCGCGGGGTCGGCCGCGTGGGCTGCCCCCGTCACGGCTGGTGCGGTCATGAGCCCGGCTGCGACGACGACGCCCAATGCCGCGGTCAGGGCACGACGATGTGCTCTCATGAAGACTCCATAGGTCAGCAAAGGCGCTCGACGGGAGCCCGTCGAGCGGATCCGTCTGTGCGAGGGGGTCACCCCCCGTGCGGCCCCGCTCCCCCTGCCCGGGGACGATCGGTGGAGCGCGGGCCGGAGCCCGTGCGGTCAGTGCACCGCTGCGCCGAGCTCGGCCGGCCGGGCCTGCGCCCCGGTCCCCGCGGCCGCGTAGATCGCCGCCAGCAGGCGCACGGTCTCGACGGCGTCGTCCGGGCCGTTCAGCGGCTCGACCCCGTCGTCGAGGGCGCGGAGCACGTCACGCCACTGGTTGAGGTGCCCCGCATGCCCGATCGCGAGCGGGTCGGCGGCCCCGCTGGCGATCCTCGCCGGGTCGGCCGGTGGCGGAGGGACACCGTCGACGTCCCAGCGCAGCACCTCGCCCTGCCCCAGCTGGACCACTCCACGGGAGGTGTGGAGCGTGAGGGTCGCGGGGTCTCCGGGCGGCGTGGCCGTGGACGTGCTCACCACGCCGAGGGCGCCGGACTCGAAGCGCAGCGTGGCGACCGTGGTGTCCTCGGCCTCCATCGCGTGCCCGAGCGTCCCGTAGTGAGCCGTGACGCTCTCGACCGGGCCGCACAGCCAACGCAGCAGGTCCACGTTGTGCACCCCCTGGTTCATCAGGGAGCCGCCCCCGCCGGCCATCGACGTGCGCCACGGTGCGCTCCGGTAGTAGGCCTCG
This window encodes:
- a CDS encoding PKD domain-containing protein, whose translation is MRAHRRALTAALGVVVAAGLMTAPAVTGAAHAADPANPMDPSNFDKVPLVTQGLADPFELDVADDGRVIYIQRTGEVRVIDQETLQVTTALDLDYPLSLLTQSDGLLGLTLDNDFQQNGWLYLMWSDPQVPKMNLSRFTMGANNVIDRASEKRLLDFTIWRGEGRANSHMGGSLAMDSAGNLYAATGDNADPFDQSGFTPLDERPGRRAWDAQATSANTNDLRGKILRIHPEADGTYSIPAGNLFTAGTEKTRPEIYGMGFRNPFRITVDPETDAVLIGDYGPDARSANPLRGPEGMVELVRMTGPGNHGWPYCHGNNQPYVDYDWATRQSGATFNCAAPVNESPNNTGLRELPPSQAPMLAYGYGAHAQYPDLGSGGAGPMAGPVYRYDPDLDVKTKFPQYFDGKWFVSEYTRNRYLVATLDEQTSQLQALQRWLPNQTFVSPFEAEFGPDGSLYIIDFGRGNGAGRGSTNTDAGIYRIDYVAEGRRPVASFTSNVDSGQAPLAVQFHSAGSHSPDGLNITYAWDFNNDKVVDSTAPNPTYTYTANGQYTARLTVTDTDGSTGVSVRTVTVGNTRPTVAFTTPLAGGFAELGDTVPYAVRVTDAEDGSSTAGTIDCDEVAVNTQLGHDTHAHPLDNYTGCSGSVYLDPADHGPGQNVYPVLGAGYTDLGAPGVPALSGQDRIQLQVRDKEAEFYTQGSGVQTVTDTSARGDRYVGDIDDGDWVSFDPVDLSGIHSLTLGARRGAYDSVIEVRVDSPTGPKVGEVKVAAATAAGQPTSPTIPVGDRPGTTTLYLVFKAAGQPAGGADALSLDWLVFHGRGVADDAAPTVTATAARGSGNNARTVSFNGFAFAPEGRQIDSYTWDFGDGTTAEGARVSHTYAHAGQYTARLIASDSEGARDWTTIRLSVPAVAAGTALDGIATALSGYTTDGTISERTAANVRFPLDRAIRELAAGSELRAIGYLEQFVARVENQVKGDAADLAARQALVSAAEAAIAELQTVDDTEDSCQYGYGPSHTVHFGTGDAASGVPNYDLGDGCTVMDAVMRDAPFTTHSAFLGTVDRVTAGLVDDGVLSAAQRTAIRAAAEASRIGRAQPVTRDRALDMSRIGLVGYTVRAQLPAPSTTATLQALSSCGYQNIEPSGSVRSFYGYTAAQLAPLAKAAGLQVPSLGVSLGNLQNDLPGVIAEAKAAGATYVRISGSASWNAQRYAEVAAILNEVGEKLAAEGITVAFHNHDYELVDLGNGVRGLDILIRETNPEYVAMELDLHWAARVGTDLVGLLQQYPGRFPLMHLKDLANGTFADVGTGTIDFASVFANAELAGLEYGFVEHDNPRPDGITSACNSMAYLEQLRY
- a CDS encoding Gfo/Idh/MocA family protein, giving the protein MTEGRLGVGIIGLGGIGLIHAQALHELADRVELVAYSGVEGASAAGAGWPGTPMLAPEEVLSHPRVSVVAICSPSQTHAALARDALKAGRHIVVEKPLALTVGDALEVARLARQQGLVVSMVSQRRFESEYRYLKHALDSGALGHVRLAITHVHWYRDEAYYRSAPWRTSMAGGGGSLMNQGVHNVDLLRWLCGPVESVTAHYGTLGHAMEAEDTTVATLRFESGALGVVSTSTATPPGDPATLTLHTSRGVVQLGQGEVLRWDVDGVPPPPADPARIASGAADPLAIGHAGHLNQWRDVLRALDDGVEPLNGPDDAVETVRLLAAIYAAAGTGAQARPAELGAAVH